Proteins co-encoded in one Gracilimonas sp. genomic window:
- a CDS encoding SLBB domain-containing protein → MRVIYLILGGLFFFTVSAYAQSSVQQELSRRNLTLSQAQELARQAGINPNDPDQIARVARARGVSEEQIQEWLIDLRLNNRGDTSGTGLEDLSGNITSADDIILSGSADQDSVPNTTSSKDTSGLEYFGYNIFSDTPDPFKPRTVGPVGDGYVVGPEDQLRLTVWGATEFQYELQVDVEGRILIPNIGMVTVAGQRLSNLRESLKVRLGKSYSGLLKDPPTIFIDLTVTRLRPIQLFVLGEVKNPGGYSFTHNSTIFNVLYGVGGPKISGSLRDVRVIREGKQIASIDLYELLLNGTDNQNIPLLNNDRIFIPPRESTVSVQGQIRRPAIYEMKPDEGLSQLIEFAGGVKSEAYGDRFQISRVIPIEQREDPSFARQIIDYPLKEVLSGEREVKLFDQDKVRMFKISEVSDDYVQITGLVNQPGIYELSEKIRTIRDLILAADSLRDDAFLGRAILTRTNDDSTTTVFSVDLQALIENEGLSQNITLQKRDQLQVFRNTVELIDQRYVNITGEVSNPGRYKYSENMSLEDLILKAGGFTEAAYIGDSEITRSEKTPSKNMLTSKLTHELTSDSEKKDDFYSVEHFWPILDNAKTFDLQHRDQVYIRRNPRFNEQRFISIEGEVEFPGTYTILSENERLSTVIERAGGLTREAYAAGARLFRGDREVIINLRELLQGDRTQEIFVKSGDSIRVPQIPNTVLVSGNVALDGYIKFKDGERLTYYLDQAGGMQQDSYKYVQLTQANGAIYQVRRKGWFKQNPKVEDGARINVIYEAPEPESEKQSAGEILQKSVATLTSALTIIILAERAFN, encoded by the coding sequence ATGCGAGTTATTTATTTGATACTGGGTGGACTATTTTTTTTTACGGTTTCTGCTTACGCACAGAGTTCTGTACAGCAGGAGTTGTCACGAAGAAATTTAACGTTGTCTCAGGCGCAGGAGCTGGCCAGGCAGGCCGGAATTAATCCTAACGATCCGGATCAAATAGCCAGGGTTGCCCGTGCAAGGGGAGTTTCGGAAGAGCAAATCCAGGAGTGGCTGATTGATCTTAGGTTAAATAACAGGGGTGATACAAGCGGCACCGGGTTAGAAGATCTTAGTGGAAATATTACGAGCGCAGATGATATAATTTTAAGTGGAAGCGCTGATCAGGATAGCGTGCCAAATACTACCTCATCTAAAGACACTTCAGGTTTAGAATATTTCGGCTATAATATTTTTTCAGACACTCCTGATCCTTTTAAACCGAGAACGGTAGGTCCTGTTGGGGATGGCTATGTTGTGGGGCCTGAAGATCAGTTGAGGCTTACTGTTTGGGGAGCTACGGAATTCCAATACGAGCTTCAGGTAGATGTGGAAGGCAGAATCTTGATCCCAAACATTGGTATGGTAACGGTTGCGGGACAAAGACTTTCAAACTTAAGAGAGTCCTTAAAAGTGAGGCTTGGAAAAAGCTACTCCGGCTTGCTTAAAGACCCTCCAACCATTTTTATAGATTTAACCGTTACCCGGTTAAGACCTATTCAGTTATTTGTACTCGGTGAAGTGAAGAATCCCGGAGGCTATTCATTCACCCATAATTCTACCATTTTTAACGTGCTGTACGGAGTTGGCGGGCCTAAAATATCCGGTTCACTGCGGGATGTCCGGGTTATCAGGGAAGGTAAGCAGATAGCATCTATTGACCTGTATGAGCTTTTACTCAACGGTACGGATAACCAAAATATACCACTACTGAATAATGACAGAATTTTTATCCCACCTCGCGAAAGTACCGTGTCGGTTCAGGGGCAAATTCGTAGGCCAGCGATTTATGAAATGAAACCTGATGAGGGACTAAGTCAGCTTATCGAGTTTGCCGGTGGAGTGAAGTCCGAAGCCTATGGAGACCGTTTTCAGATTAGCAGAGTGATACCTATTGAGCAGAGAGAGGATCCAAGCTTTGCCCGGCAAATAATTGATTATCCGCTTAAGGAGGTCTTATCCGGAGAAAGAGAAGTTAAGCTCTTTGATCAGGATAAAGTTCGGATGTTCAAGATATCAGAAGTATCTGATGACTATGTGCAGATTACAGGGTTAGTAAATCAACCAGGAATTTATGAGCTTTCTGAAAAAATAAGGACAATCAGAGACCTGATCTTAGCCGCAGACAGTTTGCGAGACGACGCCTTTTTAGGAAGAGCCATACTTACCCGAACCAATGATGACTCGACCACCACGGTGTTTAGTGTTGACCTTCAGGCATTGATTGAAAATGAAGGCTTAAGCCAAAATATAACGCTACAAAAAAGAGATCAGCTTCAGGTTTTTAGAAATACCGTTGAGCTCATTGATCAGAGATATGTGAATATAACCGGAGAGGTGAGTAATCCCGGCCGCTACAAATACAGCGAGAACATGAGCCTGGAAGATTTGATATTAAAGGCCGGCGGATTTACCGAAGCTGCTTACATTGGGGATTCAGAAATCACCCGGTCAGAGAAAACGCCGAGTAAAAACATGCTCACCAGTAAACTCACACATGAGTTGACTTCAGATTCAGAAAAGAAAGATGATTTTTATTCTGTGGAACATTTCTGGCCTATTCTTGATAACGCCAAAACATTTGATCTTCAACACAGAGATCAGGTGTACATCCGACGAAACCCACGCTTTAATGAACAGCGGTTTATATCTATTGAAGGAGAAGTTGAATTTCCCGGCACCTATACCATTCTTTCTGAAAATGAGAGGCTTTCAACGGTAATAGAGAGAGCCGGAGGCCTAACCAGGGAGGCTTATGCCGCAGGGGCGAGGTTATTCAGGGGTGATCGGGAAGTAATAATTAACCTTCGGGAATTACTCCAGGGAGATAGAACCCAGGAAATTTTTGTAAAGTCTGGTGATTCCATCCGGGTACCCCAAATTCCGAATACCGTTTTGGTATCAGGAAATGTTGCTCTTGACGGTTACATCAAATTCAAAGACGGAGAGCGTTTAACCTACTACTTAGACCAAGCCGGGGGCATGCAGCAAGACAGTTATAAATACGTTCAGCTCACACAAGCCAACGGCGCCATATACCAGGTTAGGCGAAAAGGATGGTTCAAGCAAAATCCCAAAGTTGAGGATGGTGCACGCATCAACGTGATTTATGAGGCGCCCGAGCCAGAATCTGAAAAACAGAGTGCGGGAGAAATTTTGCAAAAATCTGTTGCCACACTTACCAGCGCATTGACTATTATTATACTTGCAGAAAGAGCTTTTAATTAG
- a CDS encoding SLC13 family permease, with product MTIEGIAVLCVILICLILLVSTTVSVDIVLFGGLAVLFISGIIPAEQALSGFSNEGMLTVGALYIVAAGLKETGAIHFIVQKVMGNARTVKTAQLRIMSPVMVMSAFLNNTPIVASFIPALERWSRISQIPVSKILIPLSYAAILGGTCTLIGTSTNLILNGLMIEEASTRAIGILEPALIGIPCAIAGFIYLVIFGDKLLPERGSSMDTFQDPREYTIEMIVKDSTALSGKTIEDAGLRNLPGLFLIEIQRNGRAIPAPGPYEKLRGEDRLIFTGIVDSIIDLQQITGLEPATNQVFKLNAPRNERKMIEAVVSRSNPLMGRTIRDGNFRDRYDAVVLAVSRSGERINEKIGDITLKSGDVLLLEAHPNFVQKYRNANDFYLVSSIEDSSPVTYEKAWVAALSLLGMVVLAATGILSMLQAAIFAGGLLLVTKCFRYTTALESVDWRVLIAIASALGLGSALQYTGVAEQLATNLLSFAENDPTLALLLTYLATWLLTEMITNNAAAVLIFPIALSLAQSMGVDFMPFAMVMIIAASSSFSTPIGYQTNLMVYGPGGYKFTDFARIGLPLNLIVATIAVSLIPYIWSF from the coding sequence ATGACAATTGAAGGAATTGCGGTATTGTGTGTAATTCTGATTTGTTTAATCCTATTAGTCAGCACAACAGTATCAGTTGATATCGTTTTATTTGGGGGGCTTGCTGTTCTCTTTATTTCAGGTATTATCCCCGCTGAGCAGGCACTTTCCGGGTTTTCTAATGAAGGGATGCTTACCGTAGGGGCATTGTATATTGTTGCGGCCGGGCTTAAAGAAACCGGTGCCATTCACTTCATAGTGCAAAAAGTGATGGGCAACGCCCGAACGGTTAAGACGGCACAATTACGGATTATGAGTCCGGTTATGGTGATGAGTGCCTTCCTGAATAACACACCTATTGTTGCATCATTTATACCCGCCTTGGAACGCTGGAGCCGAATTTCTCAAATTCCTGTGTCCAAAATACTAATCCCGCTAAGTTACGCTGCTATCCTGGGCGGCACCTGCACACTTATAGGTACAAGTACCAACCTGATTCTAAATGGATTGATGATTGAAGAGGCTTCTACCCGTGCAATCGGAATTCTGGAACCGGCGCTTATTGGAATTCCCTGCGCAATAGCCGGTTTTATCTACCTTGTGATCTTTGGGGATAAACTGCTGCCGGAAAGGGGCTCCAGTATGGACACTTTTCAGGATCCCCGAGAGTACACCATTGAGATGATTGTGAAAGACAGTACGGCATTGTCCGGAAAAACCATTGAAGATGCCGGTTTAAGAAACCTTCCGGGTTTATTCCTGATTGAAATCCAACGAAATGGTCGGGCAATTCCTGCTCCTGGGCCCTATGAAAAGCTGAGAGGGGAAGACCGGTTAATTTTTACAGGTATCGTAGATTCGATTATCGACCTGCAACAGATTACAGGATTAGAGCCTGCTACCAACCAGGTTTTTAAATTGAATGCTCCCAGAAATGAGCGCAAGATGATTGAGGCGGTGGTTTCAAGATCAAATCCATTGATGGGGAGAACCATAAGAGACGGAAACTTCAGAGACCGATATGATGCCGTTGTTTTGGCGGTGTCTCGGAGTGGGGAGCGCATCAACGAAAAAATCGGGGATATCACACTCAAGAGCGGTGATGTGTTGTTGCTGGAGGCGCATCCGAATTTTGTGCAAAAATATAGAAATGCCAACGACTTTTACCTGGTAAGTTCCATAGAAGATTCTTCTCCGGTGACCTATGAGAAAGCCTGGGTGGCTGCGCTTTCCCTCTTAGGTATGGTTGTGCTGGCTGCAACAGGGATTCTCAGCATGCTTCAGGCGGCTATTTTTGCTGGTGGACTTTTACTCGTTACAAAGTGCTTCAGGTACACAACAGCGCTCGAAAGTGTGGATTGGCGGGTGTTGATTGCGATAGCTTCAGCATTAGGTCTTGGAAGCGCTCTGCAATACACTGGTGTAGCCGAACAATTGGCGACCAATCTATTATCCTTCGCTGAAAATGATCCCACACTTGCACTTTTACTGACCTACCTTGCCACCTGGCTACTAACGGAAATGATTACCAACAATGCGGCCGCTGTGTTGATATTTCCAATCGCTTTATCACTTGCACAGTCGATGGGGGTAGATTTCATGCCTTTTGCGATGGTCATGATTATAGCTGCCTCCTCCAGTTTCTCAACGCCTATTGGGTATCAGACCAACCTGATGGTGTACGGCCCAGGCGGATATAAATTCACCGACTTTGCCAGAATAGGCCTCCCTTTAAATTTGATCGTAGCCACAATAGCCGTATCTTTAATACCATACATTTGGAGTTTTTAA
- the cysQ gene encoding 3'(2'),5'-bisphosphate nucleotidase CysQ: MLNQVIKTAEEAGKKILEFYQTDVEVITKDDDSPLTKADLAAHHIIVDALKEIDPGTPIISEESGIPDFRQRKEWNRFWLVDPLDGTKEFIKKNGEFTVNIALLEDGKPILGVVYVPAKDVMYYAEQSIGAFKKEADKEAEKLESDSFAKPGEARIVVSRSHGDDQTAKKLSGIGIKVIEEVPSGSSIKFCLVAEGKADLYPRLGPTMEWDTAAADAIYRYSSKNGEKYSPLVYNKESLKNPYFLLGLNEHVDVESL, from the coding sequence ATGCTTAACCAAGTCATTAAGACGGCAGAAGAGGCAGGAAAAAAAATATTAGAGTTTTACCAGACGGATGTTGAAGTCATCACTAAAGACGATGACTCACCGCTTACCAAAGCCGATCTGGCAGCGCATCATATAATCGTGGATGCCCTTAAAGAGATTGATCCCGGAACCCCAATAATATCAGAAGAATCCGGTATTCCTGATTTCCGGCAAAGAAAAGAATGGAACCGGTTTTGGCTGGTAGACCCACTGGACGGCACGAAAGAGTTCATCAAAAAGAACGGCGAGTTTACCGTTAACATCGCTTTGCTTGAAGATGGGAAGCCCATTCTTGGCGTGGTTTATGTGCCGGCAAAGGATGTCATGTACTATGCTGAACAAAGCATAGGAGCATTTAAGAAAGAAGCAGACAAAGAAGCCGAAAAGCTGGAAAGCGATTCGTTTGCAAAACCGGGAGAAGCAAGAATTGTGGTAAGTCGCTCTCACGGTGATGACCAAACAGCTAAAAAGCTTTCCGGGATCGGGATAAAAGTTATAGAAGAGGTTCCTTCCGGAAGTTCAATCAAATTTTGCCTGGTTGCAGAGGGGAAAGCGGATTTATATCCGCGCCTGGGACCAACCATGGAATGGGATACCGCGGCAGCTGATGCCATTTACCGGTATTCATCCAAAAACGGCGAAAAATACTCACCATTGGTGTACAACAAAGAATCCCTTAAAAATCCTTATTTTCTATTGGGATTAAACGAACATGTTGATGTCGAGAGTTTATAA
- the cysD gene encoding sulfate adenylyltransferase subunit CysD — MSEKRSHSHLKELEDEGIYVMREVAAQFERPVLLFSGGKDSIVMFHLALKAFHPGKVPFPLMHIDTGHNFPETIEFRDKLVEKYDVELIVGSVQKSIDEGRVEEETGPDASRNALQTTTLLDTLKEYQVDAALGGGRRDEEKARAKERFFSHRDVFGQWDPKNQRPELWNLFNGRKNPGENFRVFPLSNWTEMDVWQYIAQEEIDIPELYFAHEREVFNRRGVWLADTDFVNRMEEEELETKTVRFRTIGDATCTGAVLSDASNMEEIIQEVASARQTERGNRHDDKRSETAMEDRKRQGYF, encoded by the coding sequence ATGAGTGAAAAAAGATCACATTCACATCTTAAAGAACTGGAAGACGAAGGAATTTATGTTATGAGAGAAGTGGCGGCTCAGTTTGAGCGGCCAGTCTTGCTTTTCTCCGGTGGAAAGGATTCTATAGTTATGTTTCACCTGGCTCTGAAAGCTTTTCATCCGGGCAAGGTACCCTTCCCGTTAATGCATATTGATACGGGCCACAACTTCCCCGAAACCATTGAATTCAGAGACAAGCTTGTTGAGAAGTACGATGTGGAGTTGATTGTTGGGAGCGTTCAAAAATCTATTGATGAAGGACGGGTTGAAGAAGAAACAGGACCCGATGCCAGCCGAAATGCCCTTCAAACAACCACACTCCTGGATACTCTGAAAGAATATCAGGTGGATGCTGCTTTAGGTGGTGGACGTCGTGATGAAGAAAAAGCTCGGGCAAAAGAGCGGTTCTTCTCCCACCGGGATGTTTTCGGCCAATGGGATCCGAAGAATCAACGACCTGAACTTTGGAATCTGTTCAACGGTCGGAAGAATCCGGGCGAAAACTTCAGAGTCTTTCCGTTGAGTAACTGGACGGAAATGGATGTATGGCAGTACATTGCACAGGAAGAGATTGACATTCCGGAACTCTACTTTGCCCACGAGCGAGAAGTTTTTAATCGTCGTGGAGTATGGCTTGCCGACACGGATTTTGTAAACCGAATGGAAGAAGAAGAGTTGGAAACGAAGACCGTACGTTTCAGAACTATCGGGGATGCCACGTGTACCGGTGCGGTATTATCGGATGCATCAAACATGGAAGAGATCATTCAGGAAGTGGCTTCTGCCCGACAAACGGAACGCGGAAATCGCCACGATGACAAGCGCAGCGAAACCGCAATGGAAGACCGAAAACGTCAGGGATACTTCTAA
- the cysN gene encoding sulfate adenylyltransferase subunit CysN, whose protein sequence is MSESNGKSNNPNTDNKYLDMDLLRFTTAGSVDDGKSTLIGRLFYDSKSIFEDQMEAIEKSSKSSGEEDVNLALLTDGLKAEREQKITIDVAYRYFATPKRKFIIADTPGHTQYTRNMVTGASTADLAIILVDASKGLLTQSRRHAFISSLLRIPHLVVAVNKMDLVGYDEKVFNEIVSEFRSFAKKLNVSDITYIPISALKGDNVVDKSENTNWYNGSTLLHHLETVKVDASDNIVDFRFPVQYVIRPNQNFRGFSGRVASGHVRPGDEITVLPSGLSSKVKRIVTRDEDLEIAYPGDSITLTIEDEIDTSRGDMIVRKNNVPAVSNEFEAYICWMNEKDMELNKQYVLQHTTRTVQVFMEDLLYRMNVDSLTREDANKLGLNEIGRVKLKTSQPIFYDPYQVNQKTGSFIIIDPATNVTIGAGMIRAGSTESKSPKDTSEAGIKSKQTRQKSPNVVWEPWNIPREEREKRNGHKASLLWFTGISGAGKSTIAKELERKLWENGKQTVLLDGDQVRHGLNGDLGFSAADRTENIRRVGEVARLFYEHGNIVICTFVSPYSKDREAAKQLFPEGDFKEVHITCDPKTAQERDPKGLYKKAQEGEISGLTGYDADYEVSDDPALTIDTDSMSVDEAVEEILKIIE, encoded by the coding sequence ATGAGCGAAAGCAACGGAAAATCGAACAACCCGAACACTGACAATAAATACCTGGATATGGATCTGCTCCGGTTTACAACAGCCGGAAGTGTGGATGACGGAAAAAGTACGCTGATCGGGCGGCTTTTTTATGATTCCAAATCCATTTTTGAAGATCAGATGGAGGCCATCGAAAAGTCCAGCAAAAGCAGTGGGGAAGAAGATGTAAACCTTGCCCTGCTCACTGATGGGTTGAAAGCTGAGCGAGAGCAAAAAATCACCATCGATGTTGCTTACCGCTATTTTGCGACTCCCAAAAGAAAATTTATTATCGCGGATACGCCGGGTCATACCCAGTACACCCGAAATATGGTAACCGGAGCTTCAACAGCTGATTTGGCAATTATCCTGGTTGACGCATCCAAAGGACTATTGACTCAATCCCGCCGGCATGCGTTTATCTCATCACTCCTTAGAATCCCTCACTTGGTGGTGGCTGTTAATAAAATGGACTTGGTTGGCTATGATGAGAAAGTGTTCAATGAAATCGTAAGTGAGTTCAGAAGCTTTGCCAAGAAGCTGAATGTAAGCGATATCACCTATATCCCGATTTCCGCGCTGAAAGGGGATAACGTTGTCGATAAAAGTGAAAATACAAATTGGTATAACGGCTCTACACTATTGCACCATCTGGAAACTGTAAAAGTAGATGCTTCTGACAACATTGTAGATTTCCGTTTTCCGGTGCAGTACGTAATTCGTCCGAATCAGAACTTCAGGGGCTTTTCCGGAAGAGTTGCTTCAGGCCATGTTCGTCCGGGCGATGAAATTACGGTATTGCCATCCGGCCTTTCATCCAAAGTGAAGAGAATTGTGACCCGGGACGAAGATCTGGAGATTGCCTACCCGGGCGATTCCATAACGTTGACTATTGAAGACGAGATTGATACCAGCCGTGGCGATATGATTGTTCGGAAGAATAACGTACCGGCCGTCAGCAATGAGTTTGAGGCCTATATTTGCTGGATGAACGAGAAGGATATGGAGCTGAATAAGCAATATGTTCTGCAGCACACCACCCGAACGGTTCAGGTTTTTATGGAAGATCTGCTTTACCGAATGAATGTGGATTCTCTGACCCGCGAAGATGCCAACAAATTGGGACTGAATGAAATTGGACGGGTAAAGCTGAAAACCAGTCAGCCTATTTTCTACGATCCTTACCAGGTGAACCAGAAAACGGGAAGTTTTATCATTATTGATCCTGCGACCAACGTGACCATTGGAGCCGGGATGATCCGTGCGGGGTCTACAGAATCGAAGTCGCCGAAAGACACATCTGAAGCGGGTATTAAAAGCAAACAAACCCGACAGAAGTCTCCGAATGTAGTTTGGGAACCGTGGAATATTCCCCGGGAAGAACGGGAAAAGAGAAACGGTCATAAAGCAAGTTTACTGTGGTTTACCGGGATTTCGGGAGCTGGTAAGAGTACCATTGCCAAGGAGCTCGAAAGAAAGCTCTGGGAAAACGGTAAGCAAACGGTGCTCCTGGATGGAGACCAGGTTCGCCATGGTTTAAATGGTGATCTTGGATTTAGTGCTGCTGACCGAACCGAGAATATCCGCCGCGTTGGTGAAGTAGCCCGTTTATTCTATGAGCACGGAAATATTGTGATTTGCACATTCGTATCTCCGTATTCCAAAGACAGGGAAGCAGCTAAGCAATTATTCCCGGAAGGAGACTTCAAGGAAGTTCATATTACCTGCGACCCAAAGACAGCTCAGGAACGAGATCCGAAAGGCTTGTACAAAAAGGCTCAGGAAGGCGAAATCTCCGGCCTAACAGGCTATGATGCAGATTACGAGGTATCCGATGATCCAGCTTTAACTATCGACACAGATTCAATGTCGGTGGATGAGGCCGTTGAGGAGATTCTTAAAATTATTGAGTAA
- a CDS encoding glycine betaine ABC transporter substrate-binding protein, translating to MRTNNRIWNMLSKLGIFVLAFGLITACSQKSENESKTADLVYVNWAEGIAYTNLAKVVLEDKMGYEVEITSAGVGPAYTAVANGDADAFMETWLPTLHADYVEQYQEDIIDLGTVYEGTQSGLVVPTYVEIDKISELNAVSDKFNGEITGIDAGAGIMKTTNEVIEDYNLDYELVQSSGPAMTSALKKAYENQEPIVVTGWKPHWMFGSFDLKFLEQDEDMMKWKTGSIHIMGRKDLQEDKPELATFLSNMHLTDAELADLMVQINESDESNEVVAKEWLANNEEVIADWIPEGNMESEM from the coding sequence ATGAGAACGAATAACAGAATATGGAACATGCTATCTAAGCTGGGGATATTCGTCCTGGCTTTTGGACTGATTACCGCGTGTAGTCAAAAATCAGAAAATGAATCAAAAACAGCCGACTTGGTATATGTAAACTGGGCGGAAGGGATTGCTTACACAAATCTTGCTAAAGTAGTACTGGAAGACAAGATGGGCTATGAGGTTGAAATTACATCAGCCGGTGTAGGTCCTGCTTACACAGCCGTAGCCAATGGCGATGCCGATGCTTTTATGGAAACCTGGCTGCCCACCCTGCACGCAGATTACGTTGAGCAATACCAGGAAGACATCATTGATCTGGGAACCGTTTATGAGGGAACCCAAAGCGGCCTGGTAGTACCAACTTATGTTGAGATCGATAAAATCTCTGAGCTGAATGCTGTCAGTGATAAATTCAACGGTGAGATTACCGGAATTGACGCCGGTGCCGGAATCATGAAAACAACCAATGAGGTAATTGAAGACTATAATCTTGATTATGAGCTGGTACAATCAAGCGGACCGGCAATGACCTCAGCTTTGAAGAAAGCTTATGAGAATCAAGAACCGATCGTAGTAACCGGCTGGAAACCCCATTGGATGTTTGGAAGCTTCGACCTCAAGTTTCTTGAGCAAGACGAAGACATGATGAAATGGAAAACCGGAAGTATCCACATTATGGGCCGTAAAGACCTTCAGGAAGATAAACCGGAACTGGCCACTTTTCTGTCTAACATGCATCTGACCGATGCAGAACTGGCTGACCTAATGGTTCAAATCAATGAATCAGACGAATCAAATGAAGTAGTTGCTAAGGAATGGTTAGCCAACAATGAAGAGGTAATAGCTGACTGGATTCCGGAAGGAAATATGGAATCAGAAATGTAA
- a CDS encoding proline/glycine betaine ABC transporter permease, translated as MFDLPVGDAFEFAINWLTDNLSGFFDLVTLVVDSFLVGIENLLLFPHPIIMIVLFSALAWYVSGKGVGIFTVLGLLVIEGMDMWDGTMETLALIITAVVIALLIGIPLGIWASKSKTVEKVVRPILDFMQTMPAFVYLIPAVLFFGLGQVPGVIATLIFAMPPAVRLTNLGIRQVPEEIREAALAFGSDSKQMLLKVELPVALPTILAGVNQTIMLALSMVVIAALIGAGGLGQPVVTGLQQLDIGLGFEGGLAIVILAVFLDRVTQSLGASSG; from the coding sequence ATGTTTGATCTACCTGTTGGAGATGCATTTGAGTTTGCAATCAACTGGCTGACCGATAACCTGAGCGGTTTCTTTGACCTTGTCACCCTGGTGGTTGACTCTTTTCTGGTCGGGATTGAAAACCTGCTTTTATTTCCCCACCCCATCATAATGATTGTGCTGTTCAGTGCCCTTGCCTGGTATGTATCAGGAAAGGGAGTTGGGATTTTCACCGTTCTCGGTCTGCTCGTTATTGAGGGAATGGATATGTGGGACGGAACCATGGAGACGCTGGCTTTGATCATCACCGCGGTGGTTATCGCTTTACTGATTGGTATTCCACTCGGAATCTGGGCTTCTAAAAGTAAGACAGTGGAAAAGGTTGTTCGTCCGATCTTGGATTTTATGCAGACCATGCCCGCCTTTGTGTACCTGATTCCGGCTGTTTTATTTTTTGGATTAGGTCAGGTGCCGGGAGTGATTGCTACGCTCATTTTTGCTATGCCACCGGCTGTGCGACTCACGAATTTGGGAATCCGGCAGGTACCGGAGGAAATCAGGGAAGCAGCCCTGGCTTTTGGCTCCGATTCCAAACAAATGCTTTTGAAAGTGGAACTGCCCGTTGCCCTTCCCACTATCCTTGCGGGAGTAAACCAAACCATTATGCTGGCTTTATCGATGGTAGTAATCGCTGCCTTGATTGGCGCCGGTGGATTAGGTCAACCTGTGGTTACAGGCCTCCAGCAGCTGGATATCGGGCTGGGATTTGAAGGCGGTCTGGCTATTGTAATACTGGCTGTGTTTTTGGACAGAGTCACCCAATCGTTAGGAGCTTCTTCAGGATAA
- a CDS encoding glycine betaine/L-proline ABC transporter ATP-binding protein — translation MAAITVKNLFKIFGKNPEKAFPLIEEGKSKDEILNETGNTIGINNASFEVKEKEMFVIMGLSGSGKSTVLRCLNRLIEPTKGQVLIGNEDITEVDKDRLLEMRRKKMSMVFQNFGLFPHRTVSENVQYGLEISGMDKDQRKKKAYEAIEKVGLKGYEEQKPDELSGGMQQRVGLARALANDPEILLMDEAFSALDPLIRADMQDELLELQAEVHKTVVFITHDLDEALKIGDRIAIMKDGYVVQVGTPEEILTNPADDYVKAFVQNVDRTKIITAQAIMRKAPTVQVPKDGPSVAIRNMEKVGVSTTYVVDENRHLKGIVKIDDAIKLKEDGVKDLGKIIISDIEVCGPETPINQLLPKAIEAKYPIAVIEDDSSLLGIVDRATIMAELNENGLDTQKKETKNNEETTTS, via the coding sequence ATGGCCGCTATAACTGTAAAAAATCTCTTTAAAATTTTCGGGAAGAACCCTGAAAAGGCTTTCCCCCTGATAGAAGAAGGTAAATCTAAAGATGAAATCCTGAATGAAACAGGAAATACCATCGGTATTAATAATGCCAGCTTTGAGGTAAAAGAGAAGGAGATGTTTGTGATCATGGGACTTTCCGGAAGTGGAAAGTCTACCGTGCTGCGCTGCCTGAACCGACTAATAGAACCCACCAAAGGTCAGGTACTGATTGGCAATGAAGACATTACCGAAGTGGATAAAGACAGGTTGCTGGAAATGCGCCGCAAAAAAATGTCGATGGTGTTTCAGAACTTTGGCTTGTTTCCCCATCGCACCGTTTCTGAAAATGTACAATACGGGTTGGAAATAAGTGGCATGGATAAAGATCAGCGGAAGAAGAAAGCTTATGAAGCCATCGAAAAAGTTGGACTGAAAGGATATGAAGAACAAAAGCCGGATGAACTCAGCGGCGGCATGCAGCAGCGTGTTGGGTTAGCAAGGGCATTAGCTAACGATCCTGAAATCCTGCTGATGGATGAAGCATTTAGTGCCCTTGATCCACTCATTCGTGCCGACATGCAAGACGAGCTGCTGGAACTTCAGGCGGAAGTCCACAAAACGGTCGTTTTTATTACACATGACCTGGACGAGGCTCTTAAAATCGGAGACCGGATTGCCATCATGAAAGATGGATACGTGGTGCAAGTGGGCACACCGGAAGAAATTCTTACCAATCCCGCTGATGATTACGTGAAAGCCTTCGTCCAGAATGTGGATCGCACCAAGATCATTACGGCGCAGGCCATCATGCGGAAAGCACCTACTGTTCAGGTGCCCAAAGACGGTCCATCGGTAGCCATTCGAAATATGGAGAAAGTGGGGGTTTCAACCACCTATGTGGTTGATGAAAACCGTCACCTCAAAGGAATTGTCAAGATTGATGACGCGATTAAGCTGAAGGAAGACGGAGTGAAGGATCTCGGGAAAATCATTATTTCTGACATCGAAGTCTGTGGTCCGGAAACTCCCATCAACCAACTACTGCCCAAAGCCATCGAAGCCAAGTACCCGATTGCGGTTATTGAAGACGACAGCAGCCTGCTTGGCATTGTTGATCGTGCTACCATTATGGCAGAGCTCAACGAAAATGGCTTAGACACCCAAAAGAAAGAAACCAAAAATAACGAAGAAACTACTACATCCTGA